In a genomic window of Gossypium arboreum isolate Shixiya-1 chromosome 9, ASM2569848v2, whole genome shotgun sequence:
- the LOC108456881 gene encoding uncharacterized protein LOC108456881, whose product MECNKDEAYRAKEIAERKVREKDFAGAKKFAMKAQNLYPGLDGITQMLTILDVYISAEKKVSGEADWYGVLGVTPSADDEVVRRQYRKLALMLHPDKNKLVGADGAFKLVSEAWSLLSDQAKRLAYNQRINLRETQQKFHTQSDVSSMHPGTNGSHSSSSNIKSNARTQNGNNRVGQASFAPPPNKKPETFWTVCNRCKTQYEYLRVYLNHTLLCPNCHVAFLALEKAPPQNVYQSTNWSSQQQRASGHHDANNNPFNYGTNSSRSQISEHDRLAQEKVKREREEALKAERLPKKRKDDIYVNGYAGKLATQMPMGNGPCLGSTSESRGLFGIGNTYGYSGNYQKHISQRELSLPEIRNMLMDKALRVIRKKLKDLSSVTEAKNGDKVKGKAREKENRKQRSMANGNGCDTNKDHQGKQSVPASSHDESGRGTAPLSINVPDPDFHNFDLDRGESSFEDDQVWAAYDADDGMPRFYARVHKVISLKPFKMKISWLNSRSNSEFGELDWVGSGFSKTCGEFRSGRHEISETLNSFSHKVQWTKGLRGVIRIYPRKGDVWALYRNWSPDWNEHTPDDVIHKYDMVEVLDDYNEEGGVSVVLLTKVAGFRTVFCKQMDPKEVRRIPKDEMFRFSHQVPNYLLTGQEADNAPAGCRELDPAATPLDLLQVINEADKTPLEDNLCKTKEEMLKEP is encoded by the coding sequence ATGGAGTGCAACAAAGATGAGGCATATAGGGCCAAAGAAATTGCTGAAAGGAAAGTTAGAGAGAAGGATTTTGCTGGAGCTAAAAAGTTTGCTATGAAGGCTCAAAATTTGTATCCTGGCCTTGATGGTATCACCCAGATGTTGACAATACTTGATGTTTATATTTCTGCCGAGAAAAAAGTAAGTGGGGAAGCAGATTGGTATGGTGTGCTTGGTGTGACCCCATCTGCTGATGATGAGGTGGTAAGAAGACAATACAGGAAGCTGGCTCTGATGCTTCACCCTGATAAAAACAAGCTTGTAGGCGCAGATGGTGCTTTTAAGCTTGTTTCAGAGGCCTGGAGCTTGTTATCAGATCAGGCTAAGAGATTAGCTTATAACCAGAGGATAAATTTGAGAGAAACACAACAAAAGTTTCATACTCAAAGTGATGTGTCATCAATGCATCCTGGAACAAATGGCTCTCACAGTTCTAGTTCTAACATAAAGTCAAATGCTAGAACTCAAAATGGTAACAACCGGGTAGGTCAAGCCTCATTTGCTCCTCCTCCTAATAAAAAGCCTGAAACCTTTTGGACTGTTTGCAATAGATGCAAGACACAGTATGAATACCTCAGGGTTTACTTGAATCACACACTTCTATGCCCTAATTGTCATGTGGCCTTTTTGGCTTTAGAAAAGGCCCCGCCTCAAAATGTTTACCAGTCAACAAATTGGTCTAGCCAGCAGCAGCGGGCTTCTGGCCATCATGATGCAAATAACAATCCATTTAATTATGGAACAAATTCTTCTAGATCTCAAATTTCAGAACATGATAGATTGGCTCAAGAGAAAGTGAAAAGGGAACGTGAAGAAGCTCTTAAAGCAGAGAGACTCCCGAAAAAGAGAAAAGatgacatttatgttaatggTTATGCAGGTAAACTGGCAACTCAAATGCCCATGGGAAACGGACCTTGCTTGGGGAGTACATCTGAATCTAGGGGTCTTTTTGGAATCGGAAACACCTATGGGTATTCTGGTAACTATCAGAAGCACATCAGTCAGAGGGAATTGTCATTACCTGAAATTCGTAACATGCTGATGGATAAGGCCCTGCGTGTCATTCGTAAAAAGCTTAAAGACTTGAGCTCTGTAACTGAAGCTAAAAATGGTGACAAAGTTAAAGGGAAGGCCAGAGAGAAAGAAAATAGGAAACAAAGGAGCATGGCAAATGGGAATGGATGTGATACCAATAAAGATCATCAAGGCAAGCAGTCTGTGCCTGCCTCTTCTCATGATGAATCTGGTAGAGGGACTGCACCATTGTCTATAAATGTTCCTGATCccgattttcataattttgacttGGATCGAGGTGAAAGTTCTTTTGAAGATGACCAGGTCTGGGCTGCTTATGATGCTGATGATGGGATGCCCCGTTTCTATGCTCGAGTTCACAAGGTGATCTCCTTGAAGCCTTTTAAGATGAAAATCAGTTGGCTCAATTCTAGGAGCAACAGTGAATTTGGTGAGCTGGACTGGGTAGGCTCTGGTTTCTCCAAAACTTGTGGGGAGTTCAGAAGTGGCAGACATGAAATCAGTGAAACGTTAAATTCTTTCTCCCACAAGGTTCAGTGGACAAAAGGCTTGCGTGGAGTAATTAGAATATATCCTAGGAAGGGGGATGTCTGGGCTCTTTACAGGAACTGGTCTCCTGACTGGAATGAACATACACCAGATGATGTGATACACAAATATGACATGGTGGAAGTGCTTGATGATTATAATGAGGAAGGAGGAGTTTCTGTGGTCCTTCTAACTAAGGTTGCCGGTTTTAGGACAGTTTTCTGTAAGCAAATGGACCCCAAGGAAGTGAGGAGGATTCCAAAAGACGAGATGTTTCGCTTTTCCCATCAGGTGCCTAATTACTTGCTTACAGGCCAAGAAGCTGATAATGCTCCAGCGGGATGTCGTGAGCTAGACCCTGCAGCTACCCCGTTGGATCTACTTCAGGTAATTAATGAAGCCGATAAAACACCCCTGGAAGATAATTTATGCAAAACTAAGGAAGAGATGTTAAAAGAGCCATGA